A stretch of Rickettsiales bacterium DNA encodes these proteins:
- the rpoZ gene encoding DNA-directed RNA polymerase subunit omega produces MARVTVEDCIENIPNRFELLAIAARRAKQISSGNPITIDRDNDKDAVVSLREIADKTIDFAPLKEEIIESYSRFQRPDVIEGVEPPKEEIEAPAAPMEELEVSADMEEEFKEAAMIGEEPEGMSFADDEVETDD; encoded by the coding sequence ATGGCACGCGTTACCGTAGAAGATTGTATTGAAAACATCCCTAACCGTTTTGAACTACTGGCCATTGCAGCCCGTCGTGCGAAGCAAATCTCATCGGGTAACCCGATTACGATTGATCGTGACAACGATAAAGATGCCGTTGTATCTTTGCGTGAGATCGCGGATAAAACGATCGATTTCGCCCCGTTGAAAGAAGAAATTATTGAGAGCTATAGCCGCTTCCAACGTCCTGACGTGATTGAAGGCGTTGAGCCTCCGAAGGAAGAAATTGAAGCACCTGCTGCTCCAATGGAAGAGCTTGAAGTTTCCGCTGATATGGAAGAAGAGTTCAAAGAAGCTGCGATGATCGGCGAAGAGCCTGAAGGCATGTCTTTCGCGGATGATGAAGTTGAAACTGACGACTAA